Below is a genomic region from Flammeovirgaceae bacterium SG7u.111.
ACCTTATTCACTAAATTATTTTTACCCTAATACTGAGAACAAAGGCCAAGGGGTGAGTAAAGAAATTGAATATAACAGCTAATTAATGTGTAATTAATATTGTGATAATTATAAGAAGGAAATCGGTGATAGGTGAAATGTGTACCCTCAATGTTTTTAGAGCCAAACGGAGATGAGTCTTTACTGAATTCACAGAAATCCCCATATTGTCAGCAATTTCTTGGTGCGAAAGGTGCTTGTGACGACTTAATATATAGACTTCTTTCTGCTGGGGAGTCAGGTCATTGACAACCTTTGCCTCCATCTTTTTTATTTCATTGAAATTCAAATCATCCAGCACCTCAACAGAGAAAGAAGAATCATTGCTAGGCAAGCTCGAAGATAATTCATAAGCTTTACTATAGCTGTTTTGATGATCTTTGATCAAGTTTTTGGAGATGGTAAACAGATAAGAACTTAAAGATTTTGTTTCATCTATTTTCTGGCGGTTCTCCCAAAGTTTTATAAATGTTTCTTGAACTACATCCTTGCTCAACTCTTCGGATGCGAGTAGTTTCAATGAAAATCCGTATAGTTTATCTCTATATAAGTCATATAAATGTTCAAATGCAGAGACATCTCCCTTCTGCAACCCTTTAACCAACTTTTTAAGTGATATTTCAGACGGAGTTTTAATATGGGTATGAGTTTGTTTAAAAAAATATTCGCCACAAAAAACAACAATTAAGACCTGTTAAACAATCTTGCACTAATCAATTAATTGTTAAGTCTTATTCCTTTTTTAAACAGTATTATCCATTCAATAAAAGCACAAGAATTCTTATTGACTGAAAACCAAGCCATTTATATTGAGGAAACAATAATTTAATTTTAAAAAACTTCACCAACAGATTGAAAACCAAGACTGTTCAAAATCTTGCCAGGACCACGGCCTGAAAATTTTCTAGTTCTTGGAAAATTCATTTCCATATGAAAAACAGTCTTTTTAAAATTACTAAGAGCATGTTTAAAATTTAGGTTTTCAAGCGAAAATGCTCAGATTGAGGTTCTCGCGAAGGAAGAAAATTTTGTAATAGCAGCGCTACCGAGTGTCGGCCCAGTGAAAAATTTTATTTCGCAGTGAGGTTCTCGATATGTGCATTTGCAGCGAAATAGATAAAATTTAAACATGCTCTAAAGGAGATTCCACTGACTAACTTCCCCATATCAATTTTTCTTGAACTCAGGAAAAGCTCTATATTTATTTCGTACAAGTAAAAACCATACTATGAAAAAGTGTATACCTCTCTTTCTGTTGATGTTTATCAGTTTTAATCTGCATTCACAAGTACTCATATCATTACTTTTGGGAGATAAGCTCAACTCGCCAAACTTGGAATTTGGGCTGGAGGGTGGATTCAACTGGTCGGGTAACTCGGGGTTTGAATCCAATAAAAAACTGAGGACTTTTAACCTTGGCTTTTACTTCGATATCCGCCTTAAAGAGCAATTGTTTTTATATACAGGAGTGTTGGTGAAATCTAAACTGGGAGCGGCTAAACTCAGCGATGCCGACCTTGCCATTCTCAAAATAGATAAATTTCAAGAGGAAGGAGACTATAGCCAAGTTCTCCAGTCTTTTGTCATTCCTATTTTTGCAAAATATAAGCTAAAAAACCATTTCTATATTGAAGGAGGTCCTCAGTTGGGGTGGCAATACAAATCTTGGGTTGAGTTCAACCAGTCTAACGCTGATATGAAATCTAAGGTTGAAGTTTTCAACAAAGATGATGTTACCATGCTAGATGCAGGTTTTGCCGCTGGTTTTGGGTATCAGCTTATGAAGGGGAAGGGGATGACTTTCGGTGTAAAATACTATTATGGACTGGTAAATGTCATGAAA
It encodes:
- a CDS encoding porin family protein — its product is MKKCIPLFLLMFISFNLHSQVLISLLLGDKLNSPNLEFGLEGGFNWSGNSGFESNKKLRTFNLGFYFDIRLKEQLFLYTGVLVKSKLGAAKLSDADLAILKIDKFQEEGDYSQVLQSFVIPIFAKYKLKNHFYIEGGPQLGWQYKSWVEFNQSNADMKSKVEVFNKDDVTMLDAGFAAGFGYQLMKGKGMTFGVKYYYGLVNVMKNIPDSKNNSLFLKMNIPVGAGKKKE
- a CDS encoding RNA polymerase sigma-70 factor, which codes for MVKGLQKGDVSAFEHLYDLYRDKLYGFSLKLLASEELSKDVVQETFIKLWENRQKIDETKSLSSYLFTISKNLIKDHQNSYSKAYELSSSLPSNDSSFSVEVLDDLNFNEIKKMEAKVVNDLTPQQKEVYILSRHKHLSHQEIADNMGISVNSVKTHLRLALKTLRVHISPITDFLLIIITILITH